Within the Corynebacterium tuberculostearicum genome, the region AAGGCGCACCAGCCCGGCGCGCCAGCCGTCCAGGATGAGCTGCGGGGAGAACCATCCGGCATCGTCTGCTTCATCGGTATCCCCATCGGGTTCTTGGCCGGAGGGCAACACCCCAACGAAGAAGAAGGTGTCGAACCACTGGCTCTTTCCCTTTCCTACCCAGCGCGCCCAGGGAAGGAGCATATCGGCGTCGACACGCATGCCGTTATTGCTGAGGAATTCGGTAAAGGAAATGGTGTGGTTTTCTAGTAGTTTTCGCTCTTTGTGATAGCGCCGCGCATTGGAGACAATGCCGTCCTCGCGGATGGCGAAAAGGGTGCCGGCCTCTTCGAAGAGCTCGCGGGCAGCGGCGAACACTAGGGCGTGGGCTTTGTACTTGGTCACGCCCATCCGGCGGGCCATGGAGATGACAGACTTTCCGGCCCACAGCTCGCCCGAGTCCCAGGAACGTGGTGGAAAGTCGCGCGGATCTACGCCGCCGCCGGGAAAGACTGAATGCCCCGGGTAGTTGTGCATGGTGTGGACGCGCTCTTGTACCCACACTTCAAGACCGTCAGCGCCATCCCGCAGGAGCAGGACGGTTGCCGCCAGGCGCCCACCGTGGAAGCCGGTGGTATCGCTGACGTCAATGGCATCGAGACGGTCATGAAAAGGATTGGTCATAGAGAAGCTCGGCGGGCGAAGTATCGCTGTCCAATGCGGTCCACCTGAATAGGCTGGTGGAAAGCGCGAGTCAGATTTTCGGAGGTGAGGACGGAATTAATCAGTCCTTTTGCCACAACTTTACCCTCATCCAACAGCATGGCGTGGGTGAAGCCATAGGGAATCTCCTCCACGTGGTGGGTGATCATGACAATCGCTGGGGCATCGGGGTCCATGGCTAGATTGCCAAGATATCCCACGAGGTCTTCGCGGCCTCCCAGGTCCATTCCGGCGGACGGCTCATCGAGGATGAGCAACTCCGGGTTAGACATGAGTGCGCGAGCGAGGACGACGCGCTTCTTTTCTCCCTCAGACAGGGTTCCCCAGGTGCGCTCTTTGAGGTGGGTGGCGCCAACTTGGGCCAAGATGTCATCCGCGCGGGAGAAATCCATGTCCTGGTATTCTTCCCGCCAGCGGCCTAGCACTGCGTAACCTGCGGAGACAACTAGATCGTCCACTCGCTCAGTGTCCGGGATACGCGATTGCACCGCCGCGGAGGAGATGCCGATAAGCGCGCGCAGATCGCGCATGTCGGTTTTGCCGATTTGCTCCCCCATCAAAAAGGCGGTGCCTTTCGAGGGGAACTCTTCGGCCGCGGCCATGCGCACCAGCGAGGTCTTGCCCGCGCCATTGGGGCCGATAATGACCCAGCGCTCATCGAGCTCTACTTGCCAGTCCACGGGTCCGACGAGGGTCTTGCCCCCGCGGCGCAGCTCGACGCCGCGAAAATCTACGAGCCAATCTTGATCAGTGGGAGTTACGTCGTTCACGCCTTCCATTGTGACTGATTTGTTCTTTGCCCGGTGAAATTGACACAGCTGCATTAGTCTTATGGGCATGACTTCTCGCCTTGGTATTGACGATGTCCGCCCGCTTATCTCCGCCGGTTCTGTAGCCTCCAAAGCCGTTGTAGGCGAGGTAATTCCTGTCACCGCCCTCGTCTGGCGCGAGGGCCACGATGCGGTCTCGGCAACCCTGTCTGCGTGGGCGGCACGGACCACGGCTACCTCCTCGGTCACCATGCAGGTTGATCCCGATGACCAGGATCGCGTGCACGGCGTATTTACCCCGGGCACCCAAGGCACCTGGTACTTCCGCGTCGACGCCTGGTCCGATCCCATCGCCACGTGGAAGAACGCCGTAACCAAGAAGATGGCGGCCGGGCAATCCGCGGCCGAGCTGGCCAATGACCTGCAGCATGGCGCGGAGTTATTTTCTCGCGCGGCTCTGCAAACCCCGTCGGATGTGGTGGAACCGCTCTTTGCGGCCGCTCGGGACTTGGAGGATGAGTCCTTGGACGTCGATAAGCGCGTGCAGGTAGCGCTCTCGGAGGAGGTAGCAGGCATCCTGCACTCGCATCCCCTGCGCGACCTGCTGGTGGAGGGCGCAATCCACGAGGTATATGTGGAGCGCCCGGCCGCACTATATAACTCGTGGTACGAGCTCTTTCCTCGCTCCACGGGAGGCTGGGATGAAGAGGGAAATCCAGTCCACGGCACTTTTGCTACCACTGCCAAGGCACTGGAGCGGGTGGCCGATATGGGCTTCGATACGGTGTACTTTCCGCCCATCCATCCCATCGGCAAGGTGCACCGAAAGGGAAAGAATAACTCCGTCGTTGCCGAGCCCGGCGATGTGGGAAGCCCCTGGGCCATCCAGGACCACTCCACCACCCATCCGGACCTGGGCACCATGGAGGATTTTAAGAAACTGGTCTCCCGCGCCCAGGAACTCGGGCTGGAAGTAGCACTCGATTTTGCTCTTCAAGCATCGCCCGACCATCCGTGGGCGAAGAGCCACCCAGAATTTTTCACCGTTCTTCCAGATGGCACCATCGCCTACGCCGAGAACCCGCCAAAGAAGTATCAGGATATTTATCCGCTTAATTTCGATAACGCTCCTGATGCCATCTACCACGAAATCTATGAAACCTTGATGATTTGGGTCGAAGCCGGAGTGAGTACGTTCCGCGTGGATAACCCGCACACCAAGCCGGCAAACTTTTGGGACTGGCTAATTACCCGCGTGCATGCCACCCATCCGGACGTCATCTTCTTGGCCGAGGCCTTTACCCGCGCCCCTCGCCTCTTCGGTCTAGCGAAGGCGGGGTTTTCCCAGTCCTATACCTACTTCACCTGGCAGACCTCTAAACAAGAGCTCACCCAGTTTGGCCAGATGCACGTCGACCAAGCAGATATCTGCCGCCCCAACCTTTTTGTTAATACCCCGGATATCCTGCACGAGTCCCTGCAGACCGGTGGTCGTGCCATGTTCGCAATTCGCGCTGTCCTAGCCGCGACCATGTCACCGCTGTGGGGCGTGTACTCCGGCTTTGAACTCTACGAGCACACCCCGGTAGCCCCAGGTTCTGAGGAATATCTCGACTCTGAGAAGTACGAACTGCGCCCGCGCGATTTTGCAGCGGCGGCTGCCTCGGGAGATTCCCTTGAGTCCTATATCCGGCTGCTCAACCAGATCCGCCGCGATAATCCCGCGCTGCAGCAACTGCGCACCCTGCGGTTCCATGACACCGACAATGAAGCCATCATTGCCTATTCGAAGGCGGATCCAGCCTCCGGCAATGTAGTCCTCGTTGTGGTCAACCTGGATCCGCGCAATGCACAGGAAGCAACCGTCACGGTAGATATGCAGGCTATCGGCCGCCATCCCGGCGAGTCCTATACCGTCCAAGACACGATTACCGGCTCTGCCTATCACTGGTCCGAGCGCAACTTTGTGCGCCTAGAGCCGCTTCGCGACGTCGCCCATGTCTTCGTCCTTCCCCCTGCCGACCACGCCCTCCAGGAACAGCTCACCTGGCGGGTAGTTAGCGACTATCGCCCGTAAATTTTCGCCCACCGGACCGCACTCGAACTAGGTACTCTGATTGTATGACTATCCCGGCCGCTGATCTCGCTCGCCTCAATGACTGCCGCCACCATGACCCGCACGGTTTCTACGGCTGGCACGAAGGTACCGTCCGCACCCGCCAACCAGGCGCTTGCGAGGTGCAGCTTCACACTCCCACGCAAACCGTGTCCATGGAATTGGTCGGCGATGACATCTGGGAGGCGGAAATCGGCGATAACTGCGATTACCGCCTAGAGATCACCTACCCCGAGGCCCCTACCCGCACCGTGGCCGATGGATACCACTTCCTTCCCACCGTCGGCTCGCTAGATCTGCACCTGATTGGGGAAGGCCGCCACGAGCGCCTCTGGGATGTCCTCGGCGCCAACCTGCGTTCTTATGACACCGAGATGGGTACCGTGTCCGGCGTCTCCTTTGCCGTGTGGGCTCCTAATGCCCAGGGCGTTGCCGTAGTAGGCGATTTCTGTGGCTGGAACCCCACCCAGTATCCGATGCGTTCACTCGGCTCTACCGGCGTATGGGAGGTCTTTGTTCCCGGTATCGGTGCTGGCGAGCACTATAAGTTCGCCATCTTTAGCCACGAGGGCCGCAAGGACAAGGCCGATCCCCTAGCCAAGCGCACCGCCTGCCCGCCGGAGACGGACTCCATCGTGGATTCCACCAGCTTCGCCTGGTCCGATTCCGCCTGGATGGACAAGCGCACCGGCAACCTCGATGTGCCCATGAGCATCTATGAGGTGCACGTCGGCTCGTGGAAGGTTGGGGCCAACTACAACCGCTTGCGCGAGGAGCTCATCCCGTACCTTAAGGAACACGGTTTCACCCACGTCGAGCTCTTGCCCGTGGCCGAGCATCCCTTCGGCGGCTCTTGGGGCTACCAGGT harbors:
- a CDS encoding NUDIX hydrolase produces the protein MTNPFHDRLDAIDVSDTTGFHGGRLAATVLLLRDGADGLEVWVQERVHTMHNYPGHSVFPGGGVDPRDFPPRSWDSGELWAGKSVISMARRMGVTKYKAHALVFAAARELFEEAGTLFAIREDGIVSNARRYHKERKLLENHTISFTEFLSNNGMRVDADMLLPWARWVGKGKSQWFDTFFFVGVLPSGQEPDGDTDEADDAGWFSPQLILDGWRAGLVRLAIPTWAQMQRLSKYSSVQEVLEDASFSDLRPVIGDPREDPRYREFFSTTPLDRI
- a CDS encoding ABC transporter ATP-binding protein, which translates into the protein MEGVNDVTPTDQDWLVDFRGVELRRGGKTLVGPVDWQVELDERWVIIGPNGAGKTSLVRMAAAEEFPSKGTAFLMGEQIGKTDMRDLRALIGISSAAVQSRIPDTERVDDLVVSAGYAVLGRWREEYQDMDFSRADDILAQVGATHLKERTWGTLSEGEKKRVVLARALMSNPELLILDEPSAGMDLGGREDLVGYLGNLAMDPDAPAIVMITHHVEEIPYGFTHAMLLDEGKVVAKGLINSVLTSENLTRAFHQPIQVDRIGQRYFARRASL
- a CDS encoding maltotransferase domain-containing protein yields the protein MTSRLGIDDVRPLISAGSVASKAVVGEVIPVTALVWREGHDAVSATLSAWAARTTATSSVTMQVDPDDQDRVHGVFTPGTQGTWYFRVDAWSDPIATWKNAVTKKMAAGQSAAELANDLQHGAELFSRAALQTPSDVVEPLFAAARDLEDESLDVDKRVQVALSEEVAGILHSHPLRDLLVEGAIHEVYVERPAALYNSWYELFPRSTGGWDEEGNPVHGTFATTAKALERVADMGFDTVYFPPIHPIGKVHRKGKNNSVVAEPGDVGSPWAIQDHSTTHPDLGTMEDFKKLVSRAQELGLEVALDFALQASPDHPWAKSHPEFFTVLPDGTIAYAENPPKKYQDIYPLNFDNAPDAIYHEIYETLMIWVEAGVSTFRVDNPHTKPANFWDWLITRVHATHPDVIFLAEAFTRAPRLFGLAKAGFSQSYTYFTWQTSKQELTQFGQMHVDQADICRPNLFVNTPDILHESLQTGGRAMFAIRAVLAATMSPLWGVYSGFELYEHTPVAPGSEEYLDSEKYELRPRDFAAAAASGDSLESYIRLLNQIRRDNPALQQLRTLRFHDTDNEAIIAYSKADPASGNVVLVVVNLDPRNAQEATVTVDMQAIGRHPGESYTVQDTITGSAYHWSERNFVRLEPLRDVAHVFVLPPADHALQEQLTWRVVSDYRP